One genomic region from Salvelinus fontinalis isolate EN_2023a chromosome 18, ASM2944872v1, whole genome shotgun sequence encodes:
- the terf2ip gene encoding telomeric repeat-binding factor 2-interacting protein 1 isoform X1 codes for MSSRLGGRSSPISPVLFLTVDGEPMRFFLRPGPTKVHLQPIIKAGGGLVCRAQEPGAFLLIDPEEMGSVAGSAAHWYVSTQYIRDCMEENQQLEVEDYRFKPDNVKVNVQTRSEKQSVGNRGRMCYTLKEDKAIMTYICEHKRESRGNRVWQEMAKKGLTCHSWQSMRDRYLKQLIHRQPEPRDSRGRNKTVATAALEENGGNSSEKEREKDIPIQTSSLQKDSPQPDIITPLAQESDASKTSSESQLPQASSSSSSDTGLQLPQMSPQKDQAQCCPEGPGTEESTVEPERDPLPQLEPPVDPAQSDTTTPQRVPSKRLHQPSPPGGKHTHPQTEEAAAIPSLKRARLNSGAVTEVLAKKDSAVTSGEKATTSNMTEGQLGKKKANKRKLGILESAVREFEGSDESGDEDDDETPDLAEIVGLPPAPVPGPGRETQTPVAAPQTENTSAQIQPQPAAQEKSSKTQPEGQLPDASGPAMSGSAPNAPTVPNAPATSSHVPKDPAIPATSTVPHLFLFERDSQQAEEEEPSQPFTQLQLQEAKQLVLSLMRESKLGLVAVTKALLKNSGDVSAALRDPLMMPNGTEFGRALDGNVMTTACCCQLILRNSRKSLGKRAWPRGWRSSMQSDTGGSIVCDGVLFRTNHRTFPPPKK; via the exons ATGTCGTCCAGATTAGGAGGTAggtcctctcccatctcccctgtcCTGTTCCTGACGGTAGACGGTGAACCCATGCGATTCTTCCTGCGTCCCGGCCCCACCAAGGTTCACCTGCAGCCCATCATCAAGGCAGGCGGAGGCCTGGTGTGCAGGGCCCAGGAGCCTGGGGCTTTCCTACTGATAGACCCAGAGGAGATGGGGTCCGTTGCGGGTTCGGCAGCCCACTGGTACGTGTCCACCCAGTACATCCGGGACTGTATGGAGGAGAATCAGCAGCTGGAGGTGGAGGATTACCGCTTCAAGCCTGACAACGTAAAG gtgaaCGTCCAGACCAGGTCAGAGAAACAGAGCGTAGGTAACAGGGGACGCATGTGCTACACTCTGAAAGAGGATAAGGCCATTATGACGTACATCTGTGAGCACAAGCGTGAGTCGCGTGGGAACAGGGTATGGCAGGAGATGGCGAAGAAGGGTCTGACCTGTCACAGCTGGCAGTCGATGAGGGACCGTTACCTTAAACAGCTCATTCACAGACAACCTGAGCCTCGGGACAGCAGGGGAAGGAACAAAACTGTCGCTACTGCTGCTTTGGAGGAGAACGGAGGGAACTcgtctgagaaagagagagagaaagacatcccAATACAGACCTCCTCACTTCAGAAAGACTCTCCACAGCCTGATATTATTACGCCGTTGGCCCAAGAGTCAGACGCCTCAAAGACTTCCTCTGAATCCCAACTCCCtcaggcatcatcatcatcatcatcagacaCTGGTCTCCAACTCCCACAGATGTCCCCTCAGAAAGACCAGGCTCAGTGCTGTCCTGAAGGACCGGGAACAGAGGAATCAACTGTGGAACCAGAGAGAGATCCCTTGCCCCAGCTAGAGCCACCTGTAGACCCTGCCCAGTCTGACACTACAACACCACAGCGGGTCCCTTCTAAGAGACTCCACCAGCCCTCTCCTCCAGGgggcaaacacacacatccccagACTGAGGAGGCAGCAGCCATCCCGTCACTTAAAAGAGCCAGGTTAAATAGTGGAGCAGTGACGGAGGTCCTGGCGAAAAAGGATTCAGCTGTTACGTCAG gagagaaggcaACAACTTCCAACATGACAGAGGGGCAGCTGGGAAAGAAAAAGGCCAACAAGCGAAAACTGGGCATCCTCGAGAGTGCAGTTAGAGAATTCGAGGGGTCAGATGAG TCAGGGGATGAGGATGACGATGAAACTCCAGACCTGGCTGAGATTGTTGGCCTTCCCCCTGCACCAGTCCCAGGACCAGGCCGGGAGACTCAGACACCAGTAGCTGCCCCCCAGACAGAGAATACCTCTGCTCAGATACAGCCCCAGCCTGCTGCCCAAGAGAAGAGCTCAAAGACCCAGCCTGAGGGCCAACTACCTGATGCCAGTGGTCCCGCAATGAGTGGATCGGCCCCAAATGCACCCACGGTTCCAAATGCACCTGCAACGAGTAGCCATGTCCCGAAAGACCCTGCTATCCCGGCCACTTCTACAGTTCCTCACCTGTTCCTGTTTGAGCGTGACTCCCAGCAG gcagaggaagaggagcCTTCCCAGCCCTTCACCCAACTCCAGCTCCAGGAGGCCAAGCAGCTGGTTCTCAGCCTGATGAGGGAATCCAAACTGGGGCTGGTCGCTGTCACCAAGGCACTCCTGAAAAACAGTGGAGATGTCTCCGCTGCCCTGAGAGACCCACTGATGATGCCTAAC GGGACGGAGTTCGGCAGGGCCCTCGATGGGAACGTCATGACGACCGCCTGTTGCTGTCAGCTGATCCTTCGGAACTCCAGAAAAAGTTTGGGGAAGAGGGCGTGGCCAAGAGGATGGCGTTCCTCGATGCAGAGTGACACTGGGGGTTCAATAGTATGCGACGGTGTGTTGTTCAGAACAAACCATCGCACGTTTCCACCCCCAAAAAAATGA
- the terf2ip gene encoding telomeric repeat-binding factor 2-interacting protein 1 isoform X2: MSSRLGGRSSPISPVLFLTVDGEPMRFFLRPGPTKVHLQPIIKAGGGLVCRAQEPGAFLLIDPEEMGSVAGSAAHWYVSTQYIRDCMEENQQLEVEDYRFKPDNVKVNVQTRSEKQSVGNRGRMCYTLKEDKAIMTYICEHKRESRGNRVWQEMAKKGLTCHSWQSMRDRYLKQLIHRQPEPRDSRGRNKTVATAALEENGGNSSEKEREKDIPIQTSSLQKDSPQPDIITPLAQESDASKTSSESQLPQASSSSSSDTGLQLPQMSPQKDQAQCCPEGPGTEESTVEPERDPLPQLEPPVDPAQSDTTTPQRVPSKRLHQPSPPGGKHTHPQTEEAAAIPSLKRARLNSGAVTEVLAKKDSAVTSGEKATTSNMTEGQLGKKKANKRKLGILESAVREFEGSDESGDEDDDETPDLAEIVGLPPAPVPGPGRETQTPVAAPQTENTSAQIQPQPAAQEKSSKTQPEGQLPDASGPAMSGSAPNAPTVPNAPATSSHVPKDPAIPATSTVPHLFLFERDSQQAEEEEPSQPFTQLQLQEAKQLVLSLMRESKLGLVAVTKALLKNSGDVSAALRDPLMMPNVGDGVRQGPRWERHDDRLLLSADPSELQKKFGEEGVAKRMAFLDAE, translated from the exons ATGTCGTCCAGATTAGGAGGTAggtcctctcccatctcccctgtcCTGTTCCTGACGGTAGACGGTGAACCCATGCGATTCTTCCTGCGTCCCGGCCCCACCAAGGTTCACCTGCAGCCCATCATCAAGGCAGGCGGAGGCCTGGTGTGCAGGGCCCAGGAGCCTGGGGCTTTCCTACTGATAGACCCAGAGGAGATGGGGTCCGTTGCGGGTTCGGCAGCCCACTGGTACGTGTCCACCCAGTACATCCGGGACTGTATGGAGGAGAATCAGCAGCTGGAGGTGGAGGATTACCGCTTCAAGCCTGACAACGTAAAG gtgaaCGTCCAGACCAGGTCAGAGAAACAGAGCGTAGGTAACAGGGGACGCATGTGCTACACTCTGAAAGAGGATAAGGCCATTATGACGTACATCTGTGAGCACAAGCGTGAGTCGCGTGGGAACAGGGTATGGCAGGAGATGGCGAAGAAGGGTCTGACCTGTCACAGCTGGCAGTCGATGAGGGACCGTTACCTTAAACAGCTCATTCACAGACAACCTGAGCCTCGGGACAGCAGGGGAAGGAACAAAACTGTCGCTACTGCTGCTTTGGAGGAGAACGGAGGGAACTcgtctgagaaagagagagagaaagacatcccAATACAGACCTCCTCACTTCAGAAAGACTCTCCACAGCCTGATATTATTACGCCGTTGGCCCAAGAGTCAGACGCCTCAAAGACTTCCTCTGAATCCCAACTCCCtcaggcatcatcatcatcatcatcagacaCTGGTCTCCAACTCCCACAGATGTCCCCTCAGAAAGACCAGGCTCAGTGCTGTCCTGAAGGACCGGGAACAGAGGAATCAACTGTGGAACCAGAGAGAGATCCCTTGCCCCAGCTAGAGCCACCTGTAGACCCTGCCCAGTCTGACACTACAACACCACAGCGGGTCCCTTCTAAGAGACTCCACCAGCCCTCTCCTCCAGGgggcaaacacacacatccccagACTGAGGAGGCAGCAGCCATCCCGTCACTTAAAAGAGCCAGGTTAAATAGTGGAGCAGTGACGGAGGTCCTGGCGAAAAAGGATTCAGCTGTTACGTCAG gagagaaggcaACAACTTCCAACATGACAGAGGGGCAGCTGGGAAAGAAAAAGGCCAACAAGCGAAAACTGGGCATCCTCGAGAGTGCAGTTAGAGAATTCGAGGGGTCAGATGAG TCAGGGGATGAGGATGACGATGAAACTCCAGACCTGGCTGAGATTGTTGGCCTTCCCCCTGCACCAGTCCCAGGACCAGGCCGGGAGACTCAGACACCAGTAGCTGCCCCCCAGACAGAGAATACCTCTGCTCAGATACAGCCCCAGCCTGCTGCCCAAGAGAAGAGCTCAAAGACCCAGCCTGAGGGCCAACTACCTGATGCCAGTGGTCCCGCAATGAGTGGATCGGCCCCAAATGCACCCACGGTTCCAAATGCACCTGCAACGAGTAGCCATGTCCCGAAAGACCCTGCTATCCCGGCCACTTCTACAGTTCCTCACCTGTTCCTGTTTGAGCGTGACTCCCAGCAG gcagaggaagaggagcCTTCCCAGCCCTTCACCCAACTCCAGCTCCAGGAGGCCAAGCAGCTGGTTCTCAGCCTGATGAGGGAATCCAAACTGGGGCTGGTCGCTGTCACCAAGGCACTCCTGAAAAACAGTGGAGATGTCTCCGCTGCCCTGAGAGACCCACTGATGATGCCTAACGTAG GGGACGGAGTTCGGCAGGGCCCTCGATGGGAACGTCATGACGACCGCCTGTTGCTGTCAGCTGATCCTTCGGAACTCCAGAAAAAGTTTGGGGAAGAGGGCGTGGCCAAGAGGATGGCGTTCCTCGATGCAGAGTGA